The nucleotide sequence CTTACGCTACTATATCTGCTACAACCCCAGCACCTACTGTGTGGCCTCCTTCGCGGATAGCGAAGCGAAGCTCTTTTTCAAGTGCGATAGGGGTTATGAGTTCGATTTCCATTTCTACGTTATCGCCTGGCATTACC is from Candidatus Gorgyraea atricola and encodes:
- the tuf gene encoding elongation factor Tu (EF-Tu; promotes GTP-dependent binding of aminoacyl-tRNA to the A-site of ribosomes during protein biosynthesis; when the tRNA anticodon matches the mRNA codon, GTP hydrolysis results; the inactive EF-Tu-GDP leaves the ribosome and release of GDP is promoted by elongation factor Ts; many prokaryotes have two copies of the gene encoding EF-Tu) is translated as VMPGDNVEMEIELITPIALEKELRFAIREGGHTVGAGVVADIVA